The region CCAATGCCTTTTTAGTTGATCACAATAAAAACAAAATTTGTACATTAAACGGCATAAATGACAGGAGAACTTAAAGCTTTCATAAAACAATACGCAGATCTTGACCAGGATAAGCTGGACGCTATTACTCAAAAGTTTAAACAGCGCAACCTGAAAAAGAACGACTTTTTACTGGAGGAAGGTTCGGTATGTAACGATCTTGTTTTTGTACAGGAAGGCTGCCTGCGATTATATTACTTGCAGGATGAGGTGGAAATATCGGTATGGTTTGCCTTCGAACATTCCTCGGCCATTGAGATTTATAGTTTTATTAGCGAAAAGCCATCCAATTATTTTTTGCAGGCCATTGAAAATACCGTAATATGGTATTTACCCAAGAGTGAACTAACTAATTTATACAACGAATATCCTGAAATGCAGGAAATGATGCGCAATTTTTGGGAAGATGTGATCCTTAATCTGTTAGAGCGCTTTACAGCCCTGCAACGGGATTCAGCTGAGCAGCGTTACCTTGATCTGTTAACCAAGCCAGCATTTTTACAAAAGATACCGCAAAAATACCTCGCTTCATTTATTGGCGTTACGCCAACTTCTTTAAGCCGGATAAGAAAGCATATCCGCTAATGCTGCTGGACTAGCTTTATTGTAATTTGTGGACTATTAAAATAGTCCACTGACTGTGTAATTTTAAGTGTTATTTAAAACATGAATGTTATGCAGCTTATTCAAAATTTCAAACTACCCTCCTTTTACCTTCGCCTAGCCATAGGCTCGGCTTATTTATGGGAAGTTGCCGATAGGCTAGGAATATTGGGAGCCAACGGAAAGCCGCATGTAGGCTGGGGTGACTGGCAACATT is a window of Mucilaginibacter inviolabilis DNA encoding:
- a CDS encoding Crp/Fnr family transcriptional regulator, coding for MTGELKAFIKQYADLDQDKLDAITQKFKQRNLKKNDFLLEEGSVCNDLVFVQEGCLRLYYLQDEVEISVWFAFEHSSAIEIYSFISEKPSNYFLQAIENTVIWYLPKSELTNLYNEYPEMQEMMRNFWEDVILNLLERFTALQRDSAEQRYLDLLTKPAFLQKIPQKYLASFIGVTPTSLSRIRKHIR